The genome window CCACTgatcttctagtgaacccgcattccaagctccagatacccaatattatgctccggaaccaactttcaaagtcacggatccttattcctacacccctcactttgaacctcctgttgaaactgagaaaccatcccggaacgtggagcaggatgagatattcaggaaagtgaagagtctagagcaatctttgaagaacatgcaagggataggaagccaagtaagtgtggcttacaaggatttatgcCTATTCCCTGATGTCCAACTGCCCgctgggttcaagatgcccaagtttgacctgtacgatggacatggagatcACGTGGCCTATTTGAGAGGCTTTTGCAGCAAGATGAGAGGCGCTGGTGGGAAAGATGAATTATTAATGGCATATTTCAGTCAGAGTTTGAGTGGGGCGGCTTTAgaatggtacacccgccaagacgctagcaggtggtacacatgggacgacttggctcaggcctttgctcggcactttcagtacaatatagacattgtcccggatcgcctatctttgaccaaggtagagaagaaGCCCAGTGAGAActttagggaatatggtttcagatggagagaacaagctgcacgggtcaatcctccaatggaagaagatgagatggtcgagtactttcttcaagccttAGAACCTACTTACTTTGGCCATTAGATCTAGGCCATAGGAAAGTCcttcaacgatgtggtaaagatgggaggaatggcggaagagggactcaagtcaagTAAGATCTATTCCTCCATAAAAGCAACCACACaggcaattcaaagtggcaccggaagcctattaggcaaaaagaagaaagatgatgtcGCTATGTTTGTCACTGGATCAGGGCGTGGCCCAAGGGGTTTgcctcaccagtacacccaaCCTCGCCCCCAACCTCAagcctacacccaagctccatataatccatccCAACATTATTTTCCACCTCAAGACCCTCAATATTCAGTCAGACCACccccaataccatgttcaccatGCACAGTCATATGCGcaaccccctccttacccgcaatggcgtgctccaactccacaaaatccttACCCACCCCCACAACCATATCAAAACACTACTGATCCAAGCTTTCGATCAAGGTCGGATTATAGAAAAGAGAGGCAGCAGCGGAAAGAAACCTTTACCCCCCTTGGAGAGTCATATACCAGTTTGTTTCaaaggttgaggcagttggacGTTTTAAGGACGATTGAGCCAAAGACACCAAATCCACCTCCAAGGAACCTTGATTATTCCCTCAGATGTgcatattgttctgatgcccAGGGCACGACACAGAGAAGTGTTGGCATTTAAAGAGGGGgatccaagagcttattgatacaaatcaaattgtggtccaGAACCCGGAGGcaccaaacatcaaccaaaatcctttgccggcccatgtagagacacatatgattgagatagttcataaggatggggagcccaagaattcttccaagtctATCATGATGATCCGGGCTAGCAAAAGTAATCCAGTTAAAGCTCCAGATTCTGCAAAAGCAATGCCCTTGACAGTTGAAGGGGTGTCGGAGAAGCTAAGCACGCTCAACGTGAAGCCATCTGTATTGGTTGTGAAAGGGCCTCCGATTGATGTTGAAGCAAACCAGGAAAAGCAAAAAGTGATCGTACCAGGGGTCTCGGGCAAgcctgtcataatcgtggaagggCTCGTATTACCCCCATTATTATTAAGCCAGTGACCCAATTACCAATGGTTGACACAAAAGCCGTCTCGTGGAATTACAAACAGGTGATAGTAGCATGTAAAAggaaagaagtagaggaagaagcCAATGAAATCGGAGGACTGACTCGTTCTGGGAGATGTTTTACCCCAGAAGAACTGAGGAAAGCCAATCCATTCAAGGATGGCCACATCCTAGTAAAGAAGCCGATCACCGAAGAAGAGGCTAAAGTgttcctgaaaaagatgaaaatgcaagactattccattgtagaGCAGCTAAGGAAAACACTagctcagatctctcttttgtctttgctgatacattcagatgaacaccgcaaagcccTAATGAAGATTTTAAATGAGGcccatgttcctgataagatcacggtaaaccacttggaaaagattgctaatAAGATTTTCGAAACAAACAggatcactttctcagatgatgaacttcctataGAGGGTACGGAGCACAaccgagctctttatctcacagtAAAGTGCAAGGATTCTGCTGTCTCAAGGGTATTGGTTGATAACGGTTCTAGTGTAAATATCtgccctctgtccactttgcaaaagttgaagatcggcactgaaaggatccacatgaacaatgtatgtgttcgaggctttgatggaggagggaaagattttgtcggtgatataatgctcgaa of Nicotiana tomentosiformis chromosome 7, ASM39032v3, whole genome shotgun sequence contains these proteins:
- the LOC138895663 gene encoding uncharacterized protein, whose protein sequence is MQGIGSQVSVAYKDLCLFPDVQLPAGFKMPKFDLYDGHGDHVAYLRGFCSKMRGAGGKDELLMAYFSQSLSGAALEWYTRQDASRWYTWDDLAQAFARHFQYNIDIVPDRLSLTKVEKKPSENFREYGFRWREQAARVNPPMEEDEMVEYFLQALEPTYFGH